The segment TAATCGTATTCTATCCTTTTGAGTTACCGGAAGTTTTTTGGCCGATTTGAGGTGTAATCCGGTCATGCTAAAGTCAATCGCCAGTAATTCAATGGAGTCCTTCCCGTTCATCATACCGACTAAGAGAGTGCGCTCAACGCGGGGAGCATCGCGGTTTTCCTTCATATTTCGGACGGGGAGCTCTTGTGCGAAATTGAAATAGGAAACATGTTGCATCACCATCTCTGCTTCTCGATAAAGCTCATCACCAATTTCCTGAGTGATATCAACACGGGAGGAAATCTTTGATAAAGCATTGAACAGGGAATCAAGGCTAATACACAGGGTCTCAATCTCGTTCATCTGTTCGCGAGTTGCATTGGTGATGTCGAGATTTCCCTGGGCGTTTTGTTCCCCATAATTCACCATTCTTTCAATTGCTTGTCCGGTTTTCTCGGATTTAAGGCTTGAATTGTGGGCACTTTCTGATACTCCATGCAATGTATCGTGCGCCTGGGTGATTTTAGCGGTTAAGGACGAGACGATATCAGTGATTTCCTGAGTGGCATCCGAGGTAAGGTTGGCAAGCTTGCGGACCTCGCCCGCTACTACGGCGAAACCCCGCCCCGTTTCACCGGCACGGGCTGCCTCAATCGCGGCGTTGAGCGATAGAAGATTGGTCTGGGCGGCAATGGAAGCGATGCTGTCGATAATGTGGTTAATCTGTTCGGCGGATTCACTGAGCTGTCGCATGTTTATTTCCGCCGCGTTGATATGGGACATGGTCTTCGTCATATCCACAATGTTTTCTTGCACCGTCTTCAATCCGGCCGCGCCTTGAATTCGCGATTCATTGATTCGAAGCGTTGCCTGATCAATCAGCTCGACTACTCGAGCTGATACGTGTTGAACACGTTTACTTTTATGGTGAACATCTTGCATATCTTTTTGGATTAGGTGATTCGAGTCTTCAATCTGACTCGACATGGTTTTCATTTGAAAGGCGGATTGCGCGATTTTTTTGCTTATGCCACTAATATTGCGCACAACCTCGGTCAACTGAAGAACCATGAGTTGGAATGAACCAAGCAGGCTGCCAGAATGAAAATCCCGTTGGTTAGTATCAATTCGAACCTGAAGGTCGCCCTTTGCCACGTCATGCACCAATTGCGTGACAATTGTCGGCTCGGCACCAAGTTGTCGCGTGATACGTCGCGCGAGTCGTATTGCTAGCAGAATCGCACTAAACACCGCGATAGTCAGTAATATCAACCCAAATCGTTTCGTTTCATTCGATCTTTTTTGGGTCTCATTGATAGTGTCCCAAACTTGGCGTTGTTGCGTGGTTAAGAGTTCCGCCATTTTTTGATCAATAACGACAAAAAGTTTGTCCGCCGATTTCATCAAACCAGCGCCACTTGCTACGTCGGATTGCCCAAGATCGAGCGCCTGGCTGATACGTTTGTGATATTGAGTAAGCATCCCTTTCAATTCTACTAATATCTCTCTCGAATTGTCGCCACTATCCAGGAGGCTGATTACTTCATCCAAATCCGCCTTAGCGAATCCGATCTGATCGTCGATGGCTTTGGACTCCTTGGGGATATCGGTATCTTGATATTGACCAAGCCAAGAGATAAGACGATAGGCAGTCGAGTTGGCTTGCACTAATAAACCACGACCCTCCTCAAGCGCGATGAGATGTCTTAGATCACGCCTACCAAAGTTTTCTATGTTGCCTTGGAGAATTCGGATAGCAGTCCAAGCCAAGGAGGCAAGTAGGACCATCATGGCCACCGCCACCAAGGGAGGTATCATAAGTTGGAGACGCAGTTTCATTTTTATGATTCGCCAAATTATTTATATTAGATGTTCGCCATCAATGGGAATCATGATTCTTAATCATCGATGGCGACCTTCAATTAACTCAAGTTGCTATCTATGCGGTGAGAAACCAGAAAGCCACTCTCCCTCTAGGATAGGGAAGAAAAACACGCAAGGTTAGTCTACCCTCCCAGTTGGAAACCCTGAGTAGAATTACGCAATTCTTCGATAATTTTCCCTAGGTTGGTAGCCTGAGTGGCAACTTCCCGAGCCACGGTACCGATTTCGTCGGAGATAGTGGATGTTTTGGTGATCCCGTCCTTGACATCAACTGCTGCGGCAGATTGCTGAGTAACCGCAGAGGCGATATGGACCGATTGATCACGCGCCTGTTGGACGGTAGCGACAATGTGAGTCAGGGCGTTGCCCACCTCGCCAATTAGATCAGTGGCGCGAATCACTTCTTTGGCGGACTCGCTCATAGACAGAGAAGTTTTTTCCGCTTCAGTCTGAACCGCTCCGATTTTCTGAGATACTTCCGTAGTAGCGCTGATAGTACGCTCGGCTAAGCGGCGTACTTCTTCCGCCACTACAGCGAAACCTCGGCCTTGTTCTCCCGCACGCGCTGCCTCGATAGCGGCATTGAGGGCCAAGAGGTTGGTCTGATCGGCGATTCCCTTGATCACAATTACGATGTTACCAATCTCACCGACTCGACTGTTGAGTTGAGTTACCATGTTGGCCAGTTCTTGAGTAGCGGTATTGAGGTGGTTGATTGAGTCCACTGCTCGTACTGCTACTTCTTTTCCTTGGGAAGCAATAGTCATGGCCTCCACTGAAATCTCCGAGGCTGCCAAAGCGTTCTCGGCAATATCAGCAATGGTGTGGGTCATTTGAGTGGCCGCAGAGACGATTTGTCGGGCATGGGCCGCTTGATCGCGGGTGCCTTCGGCGGTAGCCTCGGCCCGGTTTTCAAGAATATCGACCACTCGACAGCTAGTCTCCGCCGAGTGCAAGATCTGACGAATCATGTTTACCAGGTTTGACAGCATTTCATTCATAGCCGTGGCGAGCAAACCCACTTCATCGTGTGAATCCTCCTCGATTCTGAACGCCAGATTCCCGTGGGCTACTCGCCGGGTGGCTTCCACCAAACGCTGCAACGGACGCACAATACTGCGGGCGATGACGTAACCAAAGGCGAGACCAAATAAGATTCCAAGACTACTGAGTAAAATTATTTTCGCATAAACCTGATGGGTGAAATTGTCCAACGAATCATTATCCGTATGCATCTGTTTCTGACCATTGTCGGAGAAATTAATAGCGGCCTTCTCAAGAGCGTGGATGGGCTCCTTGAATTGCGTTATCGCCTGATTAGCTTCTTGGGGCGAGGTAAGCCGGCCAGCAATGATGGCCTCGCTGATCTTACCAAAACCCTCGGTATACTGGGCGAGGAACTGTTTCATATCATGGAAGATGGCACGATCCTCTGACTGTGTTATAACTCTTTCCAGTTTCGTTAAATGCTTATCGATTTCCTCTCGTTCCATCTTCCACTTTTGCAGGTAGTCAGCTACCTTTTTGTCGTTACCGATATTGAGGAATAAATCCTTTTCGTAACGCCGTAGTTGAAGAATGTGTGCCCACAGTTCTTGGGAATTGCTGGAAATCACGGTATCTACGTCGACCAACTCGTCGATACCATCACTTAGTACAACGATGGTGTGCAGGTCACTGCCTCCGATGGCAATTATCACTGCCAACAGCAATCCTACCAGGATATGTAAACGTTGATGGATGGTAATACTATTCAGGAAATACACGAGGTTACCTCTTGTCTACGGTTAACGCCCCGGGGGAACCAACGATGGAGCGGTAAGAAATTTGGTCATGGTGGGATACATTGGTACAAAGACCACAACGTAACATTGCGTATGGGTGAGGTAGATATCAGAGCGACAAATACCTACTTTCACGCGGCCAAGCGTGACCGTACTTCCAGGGATAATCTAAACAAATACCGTCAGAGAGAGGAATTGGAATTTCTTTCCTCACCAAAGATACTTTCCGGTCCGTGGCCGAGCGTGAAGGTACTATCCGCCTCCGGGCAACAGTTTGCCCTTGGTAGCATTGATCAGGTCAGCGTGATTGCCCCCTGGGAAATTGGTACGACCAATGCTATCGGCAAATAGCATGTCACCCACAAAGGCGTGGCGGGTGCTCCGCTCAATAAACAACACCACGTGCCCCGGTTTGTGACCAGGGCAACGCACCACACATCCAGCGTGCAGTGATCAATCTGTACGGCATCGCCATCCTTTAACCAGCGGATAGGCGTAAAGTGCTCAGCCGAGGGGAATCCAAACATCGCGGACTGCCGTGGTAAGCCGTCGATCCAATATTGGTCACCGGGGTGAGGTCCGATAATAGGTA is part of the Gammaproteobacteria bacterium genome and harbors:
- a CDS encoding hypothetical protein (Evidence 5 : Unknown function), translated to MDGNTIQEIHEVTSCLRLTPRGNQRWSGKKFGHGGIHWYKDHNVTLRMGEVDIRATNTYFHAAKRDRTSRDNLNKYRQREELEFLSSPKILSGPWPSVKVLSASGQQFALGSIDQVSVIAPWEIGTTNAIGK
- a CDS encoding methyl-accepting chemotaxis protein, translating into MKLRLQLMIPPLVAVAMMVLLASLAWTAIRILQGNIENFGRRDLRHLIALEEGRGLLVQANSTAYRLISWLGQYQDTDIPKESKAIDDQIGFAKADLDEVISLLDSGDNSREILVELKGMLTQYHKRISQALDLGQSDVASGAGLMKSADKLFVVIDQKMAELLTTQQRQVWDTINETQKRSNETKRFGLILLTIAVFSAILLAIRLARRITRQLGAEPTIVTQLVHDVAKGDLQVRIDTNQRDFHSGSLLGSFQLMVLQLTEVVRNISGISKKIAQSAFQMKTMSSQIEDSNHLIQKDMQDVHHKSKRVQHVSARVVELIDQATLRINESRIQGAAGLKTVQENIVDMTKTMSHINAAEINMRQLSESAEQINHIIDSIASIAAQTNLLSLNAAIEAARAGETGRGFAVVAGEVRKLANLTSDATQEITDIVSSLTAKITQAHDTLHGVSESAHNSSLKSEKTGQAIERMVNYGEQNAQGNLDITNATREQMNEIETLCISLDSLFNALSKISSRVDITQEIGDELYREAEMVMQHVSYFNFAQELPVRNMKENRDAPRVERTLLVGMMNGKDSIELLAIDFSMTGLHLKSAKKLPVTQKDRIRLSIKLPMETFEQYQQSPGYEVDATIVWYQSLNGAHHYGARFENITHELKARIKQSSEFFQSACEYS
- a CDS encoding hypothetical protein (Evidence 5 : Unknown function), whose amino-acid sequence is MVRCPGHKPGHVVLFIERSTRHAFVGDMLFADSIGRTNFPGGNHADLINATKGKLLPGGG
- a CDS encoding methyl-accepting chemotaxis protein, with product MYFLNSITIHQRLHILVGLLLAVIIAIGGSDLHTIVVLSDGIDELVDVDTVISSNSQELWAHILQLRRYEKDLFLNIGNDKKVADYLQKWKMEREEIDKHLTKLERVITQSEDRAIFHDMKQFLAQYTEGFGKISEAIIAGRLTSPQEANQAITQFKEPIHALEKAAINFSDNGQKQMHTDNDSLDNFTHQVYAKIILLSSLGILFGLAFGYVIARSIVRPLQRLVEATRRVAHGNLAFRIEEDSHDEVGLLATAMNEMLSNLVNMIRQILHSAETSCRVVDILENRAEATAEGTRDQAAHARQIVSAATQMTHTIADIAENALAASEISVEAMTIASQGKEVAVRAVDSINHLNTATQELANMVTQLNSRVGEIGNIVIVIKGIADQTNLLALNAAIEAARAGEQGRGFAVVAEEVRRLAERTISATTEVSQKIGAVQTEAEKTSLSMSESAKEVIRATDLIGEVGNALTHIVATVQQARDQSVHIASAVTQQSAAAVDVKDGITKTSTISDEIGTVAREVATQATNLGKIIEELRNSTQGFQLGG